In a genomic window of Mageeibacillus indolicus UPII9-5:
- a CDS encoding C69 family dipeptidase, giving the protein MPCTTLLVGKKATYDGSTMVARNEDSPSGQFTPKKFVVVQPDQQPRHYKSILSHVEIELPDNPMRYTAMPNGFTYEGIWAACGVNSANVSMTATETITANERLLGADPLVEYRPAKGKPGDPDYQPEVCGGIGEEDIVTICLPYIRSAREGVLRLGELLTKYGTYELNGIAFQDVNEIWWLETIGGHHWIAKRVPDEAYVVMPNQLGIDEFDFKDALGKKINHLCSDDLYEFVQKYHLDLSKNGKFNPRHAFGTASDADHTYNTPRAWVIQRYFNRNSAVWDTDAADLRPDSDNIPWARVPEKKITPEDVKYTLSGHFQGTPFDPYAHYGESNRRGSLRPIGINRNNFLGLVQLRPDMPDELCAVEWIAYGSNVFNAMVPFYITVNRTPDYLARTTTAVTTESFYWANRLIGALADAHFAQCSSHIERYQISVGVKAHTLLNTTEAGFAAAIDTGKTAEEICESANEAMANMAKDLTDDCLNKVLHTASCGMLNGFSRSDA; this is encoded by the coding sequence ATGCCTTGTACCACATTATTAGTCGGAAAAAAAGCCACCTATGACGGTTCAACAATGGTTGCCCGTAATGAAGACTCACCGTCCGGGCAATTTACACCGAAAAAGTTTGTCGTTGTTCAACCTGATCAGCAACCACGACATTATAAATCAATTCTTTCCCACGTAGAAATTGAGTTGCCGGATAATCCAATGCGCTACACCGCCATGCCTAACGGTTTTACCTACGAAGGCATTTGGGCTGCGTGCGGCGTAAATTCAGCCAATGTTTCCATGACTGCGACCGAAACAATAACAGCCAATGAACGGCTGCTTGGTGCCGACCCCTTGGTTGAATACCGACCAGCTAAGGGAAAACCGGGCGATCCTGATTATCAACCTGAAGTATGCGGCGGAATTGGAGAAGAAGATATTGTTACCATTTGTCTGCCCTATATCCGCAGTGCTCGTGAGGGTGTCCTTCGTTTAGGTGAACTTTTGACTAAATACGGCACATATGAACTAAACGGTATCGCTTTTCAAGATGTCAACGAGATTTGGTGGTTGGAAACTATCGGAGGACACCATTGGATAGCCAAACGTGTTCCCGACGAAGCATATGTTGTTATGCCAAACCAGCTCGGCATAGATGAGTTTGATTTTAAAGATGCCTTAGGCAAGAAAATCAATCACCTTTGCTCGGATGATTTATATGAATTCGTTCAAAAATATCATTTGGATTTAAGTAAGAATGGCAAATTCAACCCTCGCCACGCGTTCGGCACAGCTTCTGATGCTGATCACACCTACAACACGCCTAGAGCTTGGGTAATTCAACGCTATTTCAACCGCAATTCGGCTGTTTGGGATACAGATGCGGCAGATTTACGTCCCGACTCCGACAATATTCCCTGGGCACGTGTTCCGGAAAAAAAGATTACGCCGGAAGATGTTAAATACACTCTTTCCGGTCATTTTCAAGGAACCCCTTTTGACCCATACGCCCACTATGGGGAATCAAATCGTCGCGGATCACTGCGCCCGATCGGCATAAACCGTAATAATTTTCTTGGATTGGTTCAACTGCGTCCCGATATGCCTGATGAGCTCTGTGCTGTAGAATGGATCGCCTACGGCTCAAATGTATTTAACGCTATGGTTCCATTCTATATCACCGTCAATCGTACCCCTGACTACCTTGCTCGCACCACTACCGCAGTTACAACTGAAAGCTTCTACTGGGCCAATCGTCTCATCGGTGCCCTAGCCGATGCACATTTTGCCCAATGCAGTTCACATATAGAACGCTATCAGATTTCAGTGGGAGTAAAAGCACACACTCTCCTCAATACAACCGAAGCCGGATTTGCAGCCGCAATTGATACAGGTAAAACAGCTGAAGAAATTTGTGAATCAGCAAATGAAGCTATGGCGAATATGGCAAAAGATCTTACTGACGATTGTCTTAACAAAGTTCTACACACAGCAAGCTGCGGGATGCTTAATGGTTTTTCCCGCTCCGATGCATAA
- a CDS encoding ArsC/Spx/MgsR family protein — protein sequence MRILIGLKRCSTCKNVEKILKDKNLVYEYREIDKHRPTKDELSAWAKNYGVPLSKLFNTSGVIYREQHLAERRKSMSEDEQIELLAGNGMLVKRPILLSDEPGEPSILVGRDISKKIDAANAVSTAKN from the coding sequence ATGCGAATTTTAATCGGGCTGAAGCGTTGCTCTACCTGTAAAAACGTTGAGAAAATTTTAAAAGATAAGAATTTAGTTTATGAATATCGTGAAATTGACAAGCACAGACCGACAAAGGATGAGTTGTCTGCTTGGGCAAAAAATTATGGCGTGCCGCTGAGCAAACTGTTCAATACGTCGGGAGTTATTTATCGGGAGCAGCATCTAGCCGAACGGCGCAAGTCAATGTCAGAAGATGAGCAAATTGAATTGCTGGCAGGGAACGGAATGCTGGTTAAACGACCGATTTTACTTTCAGATGAGCCCGGCGAACCGTCCATTTTGGTTGGAAGAGATATATCGAAAAAAATTGATGCGGCAAACGCGGTAAGTACGGCAAAAAATTGA
- a CDS encoding HAD family hydrolase: MEKKKIIAICYDFDKTLSPENMQEQGFIQAVGHEPDEFWRLSNDFAAEHDGDANLAYMYLMLHAAAGKFKLTRDLLRDYGNKVRLYPGVENWFERTSAYAASRGWAVEHYIISSGLKEMIEGTTPARNGAFTKIYAGSFCYDRQGQAFWPAQTVNYTEKTQYLFRISKGVLDVNDTAVNNYYRVDELRVPFQHMIYIGDSETDIPCMKLISSNGGYSIGVYNPVGGNQLIQKIFNEGRINYYVPADYRPHQKLDCLIKKIIDLIISVDDLNNYPNG; this comes from the coding sequence GTGGAAAAGAAGAAAATTATCGCTATATGTTATGATTTCGACAAAACACTTAGCCCGGAGAACATGCAAGAGCAAGGGTTTATTCAAGCCGTAGGACATGAGCCAGATGAATTCTGGCGATTGTCAAATGATTTTGCCGCCGAACACGATGGTGATGCTAATTTGGCCTACATGTACTTGATGCTTCATGCTGCGGCCGGCAAATTTAAGCTGACGCGAGATCTGCTGCGAGACTACGGCAATAAAGTCAGATTGTATCCGGGGGTTGAAAATTGGTTTGAACGTACATCTGCTTATGCTGCTTCCCGTGGTTGGGCGGTTGAGCATTATATTATCTCATCCGGCTTAAAGGAAATGATCGAGGGTACCACGCCGGCTAGAAACGGCGCTTTCACTAAAATATATGCAGGGTCTTTTTGTTATGATCGGCAGGGACAGGCATTCTGGCCGGCGCAAACAGTAAATTATACCGAAAAAACGCAATATCTATTTCGGATTTCCAAGGGCGTTTTAGATGTCAATGACACAGCTGTAAACAATTATTACCGGGTCGATGAGTTACGTGTACCTTTTCAGCATATGATTTACATAGGTGACAGCGAAACTGACATTCCATGCATGAAACTTATATCTTCCAACGGTGGGTACTCAATTGGGGTATACAATCCAGTAGGCGGCAATCAATTGATACAGAAGATTTTTAACGAGGGAAGAATAAATTACTATGTGCCGGCCGATTATCGTCCCCATCAAAAACTTGACTGCCTGATCAAAAAAATAATTGATTTAATTATAAGTGTAGACGACTTAAATAATTATCCTAACGGCTGA
- a CDS encoding GAF domain-containing protein yields the protein MSFELSTATFNDFECLKAQLAALAGDNSYPVTKLSNLAALLGMALPKINWIGFYVVDPIHNCLRLAPFFGKPACTLIRFGQGVCGTAWAENKVMRVDDVSLFPGHIACDCHSRSELVLPLYNNGKIVGVLDIDSPEIARFSNDDVQKLEEAASIISSNVNDLNKLW from the coding sequence ATGTCTTTTGAATTATCCACAGCCACATTTAATGATTTCGAATGCTTAAAAGCACAATTAGCGGCCTTAGCCGGCGACAATTCCTATCCAGTTACCAAATTAAGCAACCTTGCAGCTTTACTAGGAATGGCTCTCCCCAAAATAAATTGGATAGGCTTTTATGTTGTTGATCCTATCCACAACTGTCTTCGCTTAGCGCCATTTTTCGGGAAACCTGCTTGTACCCTTATCAGATTTGGTCAAGGGGTATGTGGCACGGCTTGGGCAGAAAATAAAGTTATGCGAGTGGATGATGTAAGCTTATTTCCCGGCCATATTGCCTGCGATTGCCATTCCCGTTCGGAACTAGTCCTGCCTTTATACAATAACGGCAAAATTGTCGGCGTTCTCGACATCGACAGTCCTGAAATTGCAAGGTTTTCCAATGACGATGTCCAGAAATTGGAAGAAGCAGCTTCAATTATTTCGTCAAACGTTAATGATTTAAATAAATTATGGTAA
- a CDS encoding hexokinase family protein, with translation MNKLIEIFPTEVAERLPQVEDFLKKHNLLAEQYDFDGEKKRLIAAMRCGLEHKDSDMAMLPTYLGSEIRRDLPAETVLVLDIGGTNLRAGLVRVSGDETVLLKSKSCGLPGKNSNIDYLDFLRELANFFKPYLSDEISRMAICFSFAADIEEDKTAKILAWSKEVKISDAAGRNLVRDLQAVCREQGLPVLPMRVANDSTAALLSILQTTAKNNYSGPIGIIHGTGFNCALPTAAWPKLAGSYPLNMLVNTEMGNYTIGNRGDIDRYLDEISTLPNDHVLEKLLSGEYLGKLSGMTILAAAGVKSAFHGHDDIVSGKPILNICNCNSDVIEEFTRLSNASVSMFLQNVSDYPEFWNRCFPTEESRSVVRQLLAAIYERAAKLVTIVLAAVTAMLPQKSTAEGDLGKTAVLIEGSTYHKSFALADLFKYYLAKAGLADKYVFLSPRENANLLGTALSWHLAE, from the coding sequence ATGAATAAATTAATTGAAATATTTCCTACGGAAGTTGCTGAACGTCTACCGCAAGTTGAAGATTTTTTGAAAAAACATAATTTGTTAGCTGAGCAATATGATTTTGATGGCGAAAAAAAGAGGCTTATTGCAGCGATGCGTTGTGGGCTTGAGCATAAAGATAGCGATATGGCAATGTTACCGACTTACCTCGGCAGTGAGATCAGACGAGATTTGCCGGCTGAGACGGTTTTGGTTTTAGATATTGGCGGTACTAACTTACGTGCCGGTTTAGTAAGAGTTAGCGGAGACGAAACAGTTTTGCTTAAATCAAAGTCTTGCGGTCTGCCTGGCAAAAATTCAAATATTGACTATCTGGATTTTTTGAGAGAATTGGCGAATTTTTTCAAACCCTATCTTTCCGATGAAATATCACGTATGGCGATTTGTTTTTCGTTTGCTGCTGATATTGAAGAGGATAAAACAGCTAAAATATTGGCGTGGAGCAAGGAAGTTAAAATCAGTGATGCTGCCGGACGCAATTTGGTGCGAGATTTACAGGCGGTTTGTCGCGAACAAGGCTTACCGGTTTTGCCTATGCGAGTCGCTAATGATTCAACAGCCGCTTTGCTCAGTATTTTGCAGACTACGGCTAAAAACAATTATTCAGGTCCTATCGGAATTATTCACGGAACAGGCTTTAATTGTGCTTTACCTACTGCTGCTTGGCCGAAACTTGCTGGTTCGTATCCGCTTAACATGCTTGTAAATACGGAAATGGGCAACTACACGATCGGTAATCGCGGGGATATTGATCGATACCTGGATGAGATTTCGACTTTGCCGAATGATCATGTGCTTGAAAAATTGTTATCAGGTGAATATTTGGGAAAATTGAGTGGTATGACAATTTTGGCTGCGGCTGGTGTGAAATCGGCCTTCCACGGGCATGATGATATTGTTTCAGGTAAACCTATTCTAAATATTTGCAATTGTAATTCAGATGTAATTGAAGAATTCACACGTTTATCCAATGCTTCCGTATCCATGTTTTTACAAAATGTTTCGGATTATCCGGAGTTCTGGAATCGCTGTTTCCCTACTGAGGAAAGTAGAAGTGTTGTTCGACAGCTACTGGCGGCTATTTATGAACGAGCGGCAAAACTGGTGACGATAGTGCTTGCAGCGGTTACTGCAATGCTGCCGCAAAAAAGCACTGCAGAAGGAGATCTTGGAAAAACGGCAGTTTTGATTGAAGGAAGTACTTATCATAAATCTTTTGCTTTGGCTGACCTTTTCAAATATTATCTGGCTAAGGCTGGCTTGGCTGATAAATATGTATTTTTATCACCGCGTGAAAATGCCAATTTGCTTGGCACGGCTTTAAGCTGGCATCTGGCTGAGTGA
- a CDS encoding 2-oxo acid dehydrogenase subunit E2, which translates to MGFFRVNRSDGIRVTSADPLVTMMPYLFRTRTESIVYYKRTIPIDEIQKYIVEQRRKGTRITMFSIIVAAMLQTVYRRPNMNRFIAGCRMYVHKNFEVLYTVKQSLTDDGLESVAKVRLNPEDTIFNVAKAMSEHTHNIKKGELKEDDKLIRFFCHMPRWFIRTFMTLLRFLDFYGWMPQSLIDALPFYSTVFISHLGSLGAEAPFHHLYEFGTNSIFVTIGRTYEVPYKGEDGKIEWRRSIDLAFTVDERICDGFYLISSLKMLEQFMLNPCLLEYPAKDLIDIHYPKTWPEKARQHYHTMGEFGKKIESREDLQ; encoded by the coding sequence ATGGGTTTTTTCAGAGTAAATCGCAGTGACGGTATAAGAGTTACCAGCGCCGATCCGCTGGTAACCATGATGCCTTACCTTTTTCGTACAAGAACCGAATCGATTGTATATTATAAACGTACAATCCCTATAGATGAAATACAAAAATATATAGTTGAGCAACGTCGTAAGGGTACGAGAATCACCATGTTTAGTATCATTGTTGCGGCAATGCTGCAAACTGTCTATCGCCGGCCGAATATGAATAGGTTCATTGCCGGTTGTCGGATGTATGTGCACAAAAATTTTGAGGTGCTATATACGGTCAAACAAAGTCTTACCGATGACGGGCTAGAGTCTGTTGCCAAAGTCCGTCTTAATCCAGAGGATACTATATTTAATGTCGCCAAAGCAATGAGCGAGCATACGCACAATATAAAGAAAGGTGAACTGAAGGAAGACGATAAACTTATAAGATTCTTTTGTCATATGCCGCGGTGGTTTATTCGCACTTTCATGACCTTGTTGCGTTTCCTTGATTTTTACGGGTGGATGCCGCAAAGCCTGATAGATGCCCTGCCATTTTATTCAACCGTGTTTATTTCTCATCTCGGAAGTCTCGGTGCGGAGGCTCCGTTTCACCATCTGTATGAATTCGGCACTAATTCTATTTTTGTTACTATCGGAAGGACTTATGAAGTACCATATAAGGGTGAAGACGGAAAAATTGAATGGAGACGTTCGATCGATTTGGCCTTTACCGTGGATGAGCGTATTTGTGATGGATTCTATTTGATAAGTTCGCTTAAAATGTTAGAGCAGTTTATGCTTAATCCGTGTTTGTTGGAATATCCGGCGAAAGATCTAATTGATATTCACTATCCGAAAACATGGCCTGAAAAAGCTCGGCAGCATTATCATACTATGGGCGAGTTTGGCAAAAAAATCGAATCACGTGAGGATCTGCAATAG
- a CDS encoding RNA-binding S4 domain-containing protein: MRLDKFLKISRIIKRRTVANEICTAGRAFINGKPAKPGAEVKIGDKITLVFGTGESSFVVKALKEVVRKNEAAELYELVGSRDILDPSTEGGEEHDQ; this comes from the coding sequence ATGAGACTTGATAAATTTTTAAAAATATCACGAATTATTAAGCGGCGAACAGTGGCCAATGAGATTTGTACGGCTGGACGCGCTTTCATTAACGGTAAGCCGGCAAAGCCGGGGGCGGAAGTGAAGATAGGCGATAAGATAACCTTGGTCTTTGGCACCGGCGAGTCATCTTTTGTCGTCAAAGCGCTTAAAGAAGTTGTACGAAAAAATGAGGCGGCCGAACTTTATGAGTTAGTTGGCAGTCGAGACATTCTCGATCCATCAACAGAAGGTGGGGAAGAGCATGACCAATAA
- a CDS encoding FtsB family cell division protein yields MTNKNMSSRTKKPLFNFLISLTVIAGLVLAAGIFLRQQEEFQRIHKRSEELAEMYKDVEADANSIEAKTKAIMSTEDVENLARNELGMLKQGEIVFKDADENYNKN; encoded by the coding sequence ATGACCAATAAAAATATGTCGAGCCGTACTAAAAAACCTCTGTTTAATTTTTTGATCAGCCTTACGGTAATAGCTGGCCTAGTTTTGGCCGCCGGAATTTTTTTGCGCCAACAGGAGGAATTTCAACGTATTCATAAACGTTCGGAGGAATTGGCGGAAATGTACAAAGATGTTGAAGCGGATGCCAATTCGATTGAAGCTAAAACTAAAGCAATTATGAGTACGGAAGATGTGGAAAATTTAGCCCGTAATGAGCTTGGTATGCTCAAACAAGGTGAGATCGTCTTTAAAGATGCAGATGAAAACTATAATAAGAATTAG
- the recR gene encoding recombination mediator RecR — MSQFPPVLANLISKLGQLPTIGNRTAQKLAFYIMSMPEAEALALADAVRKARTEIHLCSVCCNLTDSEVCSICADKTRDNSIICVVESPADVSALEKLHVFHGRYHVLHGAVSPLKNIGPDDIKLKELFSRLAAEPEIKEVFLANSSTPEGEATALYISRLLKPAGIKTTRLAHGLPMGSSLEFADEITLSKAIEGRREI; from the coding sequence ATGAGCCAATTTCCACCTGTTCTTGCCAATTTAATCAGCAAACTTGGACAGTTGCCAACTATAGGAAACAGAACTGCCCAAAAGCTAGCTTTTTATATTATGTCGATGCCGGAGGCCGAAGCTTTGGCACTAGCCGATGCCGTCCGTAAGGCAAGGACCGAGATCCACTTATGCTCAGTATGTTGTAATCTTACAGACAGTGAGGTCTGTTCAATTTGTGCCGACAAAACCAGAGATAACAGCATAATATGTGTTGTTGAATCGCCGGCAGACGTAAGTGCCCTAGAAAAATTACATGTTTTTCACGGTCGCTACCACGTTCTCCACGGAGCTGTTTCCCCGCTAAAAAATATCGGGCCGGACGATATTAAGCTCAAAGAACTGTTCTCCAGACTAGCTGCCGAACCAGAAATTAAAGAGGTATTCTTAGCCAACAGCTCTACCCCAGAAGGTGAAGCAACTGCTCTTTATATCTCCCGATTACTCAAACCGGCCGGAATCAAAACTACCCGCTTGGCACATGGCTTGCCGATGGGCAGCAGTTTGGAATTCGCTGACGAAATAACATTATCCAAGGCAATCGAAGGCCGGCGTGAAATATAA
- a CDS encoding YbaB/EbfC family nucleoid-associated protein → MAKRKGFGGFPGNFGGGFGGGANMNQLIQQAQKMQRDMEAAQADISASEIEATAGGGMVKAKINGDHRLLALEIKPEAVDPDDIELLQDMICSAVNEAERLLAEKTASIMPKLPNGLF, encoded by the coding sequence ATGGCAAAAAGAAAAGGGTTCGGCGGTTTCCCGGGAAATTTCGGTGGCGGGTTCGGTGGTGGTGCCAATATGAACCAACTGATCCAGCAAGCTCAAAAAATGCAACGCGACATGGAAGCCGCTCAAGCAGATATTTCGGCTAGTGAGATTGAAGCCACTGCCGGTGGAGGAATGGTTAAAGCAAAAATCAACGGTGATCACCGTCTTTTAGCTTTAGAAATAAAGCCGGAAGCTGTTGATCCGGACGACATCGAATTGTTACAAGATATGATTTGCTCCGCCGTTAATGAAGCCGAACGCTTATTGGCTGAAAAAACAGCCTCAATAATGCCTAAATTGCCGAACGGACTTTTCTGA
- the dnaX gene encoding DNA polymerase III subunit gamma/tau, which translates to MASSSLYRIYRPRTFAEVVGQKHVITALQQAIRQDRIAHAYLFCGTRGTGKTSLAKIFARAINCPNGHDAEPCNACPICRGSLDGSLLDIIEMDAASNNSVDNIRRICDEVAFAPTTCKYKVYIIDEVHMLSVGAFNALLKTLEEPPEHIVFILATTDPQRIPATILSRCQRYDLRALSLTEIASRLRLIATENDIKADDSAIEALAGLAKGAMRDAISLLDQCRVSFSTTFSRDDVFRLVGRSGDAETAMLTDRLFAGDPAGMIKILDEMVSSGNEINRITQGLLMHWRNIMLCQIKAEPQELLTYPPQYLAKLKEQSNLVDIAQLRKLLIEFSGLLNRLRSSDEPRLILEIALLSNCCLPAQIADEIISGSISSIPSVKSNSLPSTDSRNYAPASKNPEPDTAEPDTAEPNTAEPNTAEPITAEPDNPSPNELSDQSETKLPEKSSTTSPAPAASTDLTTTPESKQKTAAATHQETITESPQTADTATAVESNLLSAGIWQKAEQYLNANGAVLLVLLLRNIKITYAAGQVNFCFTREQTTIYNEFMRDENQQLVKAALRHANNGVAIDYTINIEGVSAPLDRPADVKSEGITAVRQMAEQLNIPFTMEE; encoded by the coding sequence ATGGCTTCATCTTCACTTTATCGAATTTATCGTCCTCGCACTTTTGCCGAAGTAGTAGGGCAAAAACATGTAATTACCGCTTTGCAACAAGCTATTCGCCAAGATCGCATCGCACATGCTTACTTATTTTGTGGCACGCGCGGCACCGGCAAAACTTCGCTTGCCAAAATTTTTGCCCGGGCTATAAATTGTCCTAACGGGCATGACGCCGAGCCTTGTAATGCATGCCCTATATGTCGCGGTTCTCTCGACGGAAGTCTGTTGGACATAATAGAAATGGATGCTGCTTCCAACAACAGCGTTGATAATATCCGCAGGATTTGTGATGAAGTGGCCTTTGCTCCAACGACTTGCAAATATAAAGTATATATAATTGATGAAGTACACATGCTCTCCGTCGGTGCTTTTAATGCGTTGCTGAAAACTTTAGAAGAACCACCGGAGCACATAGTGTTTATTTTAGCTACAACCGATCCGCAAAGAATTCCAGCGACTATACTGTCGCGGTGCCAACGCTATGACCTTCGTGCCCTTTCGTTGACGGAGATCGCCAGTCGGCTGCGGCTTATTGCCACAGAAAACGACATAAAAGCAGATGACAGCGCTATTGAAGCTTTGGCCGGTCTAGCCAAAGGTGCGATGCGCGATGCTATAAGTCTGCTTGATCAGTGCCGGGTAAGTTTTTCCACTACTTTTTCACGTGATGATGTATTTAGATTGGTAGGTCGCTCCGGTGACGCGGAAACCGCTATGCTTACCGACCGCTTGTTCGCCGGAGATCCAGCAGGTATGATCAAAATTTTGGATGAAATGGTATCCTCAGGCAACGAAATTAATCGTATTACTCAAGGTTTATTGATGCATTGGCGCAATATTATGCTGTGTCAAATCAAAGCTGAGCCGCAAGAACTGCTGACCTACCCACCACAATATTTGGCAAAATTAAAAGAACAATCCAACCTAGTTGACATTGCGCAACTGCGAAAACTGTTGATTGAGTTTTCCGGATTATTAAATCGTTTGCGTAGCTCCGATGAGCCGCGGCTGATTCTCGAAATCGCACTGTTGTCGAACTGTTGTTTACCAGCTCAAATTGCTGACGAAATAATTTCCGGATCAATTTCATCTATCCCTTCCGTCAAATCCAATTCACTGCCTTCTACTGATTCGCGAAATTATGCCCCGGCTTCAAAAAATCCTGAGCCAGATACAGCTGAACCAGATACAGCCGAGCCAAATACGGCCGAGCCAAATACGGCCGAGCCAATTACAGCAGAGCCAGATAATCCGTCTCCAAATGAATTGTCTGATCAAAGCGAAACAAAACTACCCGAAAAATCTTCCACGACATCACCTGCTCCGGCTGCCTCCACTGATTTGACCACAACGCCTGAGTCTAAGCAAAAAACTGCTGCAGCTACGCACCAAGAAACCATTACCGAGTCACCCCAAACAGCAGACACTGCCACTGCGGTGGAATCAAACTTGCTTTCTGCCGGTATATGGCAAAAGGCTGAACAGTATTTGAATGCCAACGGTGCCGTACTTTTAGTTTTGCTATTACGCAACATTAAAATCACCTATGCCGCCGGACAAGTTAACTTTTGCTTTACAAGAGAGCAAACAACCATTTATAATGAATTTATGCGCGATGAAAATCAGCAATTGGTCAAAGCTGCACTACGCCATGCGAATAACGGTGTTGCAATTGATTATACGATTAACATTGAAGGTGTATCCGCACCGCTTGATCGACCAGCTGATGTAAAATCCGAAGGAATTACGGCTGTGCGTCAGATGGCTGAACAGCTTAATATACCTTTTACGATGGAGGAGTAA
- the tmk gene encoding dTMP kinase: MRKGQLITFEGIDGSGKTTQLNLLADYLRRQNEAVVVLREPGGTELGEAVRSLLLSSKYKKMSDRSELYLFLAARAQLCNEVIAPALSLGKFVLCDRFIDSTIAYQGYGRGLDPATLKSLNSMATAGISPNITFYLRIPVATAVERMMVRDIALDRMEAQADHFRQAVVKGYDVLAATEPRFVTIKADQSIENIHEIILNEVRRFIYKEDTL; this comes from the coding sequence ATGCGAAAAGGACAACTGATAACATTTGAAGGTATTGACGGATCTGGCAAAACAACGCAGCTTAATTTGTTGGCGGATTACTTGCGCAGGCAAAATGAAGCAGTTGTGGTTTTGCGGGAACCAGGAGGAACTGAATTGGGCGAAGCCGTCCGTAGTTTGTTGCTCAGTTCTAAATATAAAAAAATGTCGGATAGAAGTGAGCTGTACTTGTTTTTGGCAGCCCGCGCCCAGTTGTGCAATGAAGTCATCGCTCCTGCTTTAAGTTTGGGCAAGTTTGTTCTCTGCGACCGATTTATTGATTCTACGATTGCTTATCAGGGCTATGGCCGTGGACTTGATCCGGCTACTTTGAAGTCACTTAACTCCATGGCGACTGCAGGTATATCTCCGAATATTACTTTTTATTTGCGGATTCCGGTCGCCACAGCTGTAGAGCGAATGATGGTGCGAGATATTGCTCTTGATCGCATGGAGGCACAGGCTGATCATTTCCGGCAAGCGGTAGTTAAAGGATATGATGTTCTAGCCGCAACCGAACCGCGCTTTGTTACGATAAAGGCCGACCAAAGCATCGAAAATATTCACGAAATTATCTTAAATGAAGTTAGACGGTTCATCTATAAGGAGGATACTTTATGA
- a CDS encoding cyclic-di-AMP receptor: protein MKLVYAVVHDDDSSKLVSELNKSGFRVTKLNSSGGFLRSGNTTLMLVVENDSLAKALDIIRLHSSARKAAVNTNTTPASLAGAYIPYPVEVTVGGATVFALNVEYFEKM from the coding sequence ATGAAATTAGTTTACGCTGTTGTTCATGACGATGATAGCTCAAAGTTAGTCAGCGAGCTGAATAAAAGCGGTTTCAGAGTTACCAAATTGAATTCGTCCGGCGGGTTTCTCCGTTCAGGCAACACAACTTTGATGCTTGTGGTTGAGAACGACAGTTTGGCCAAAGCTTTAGATATAATTCGTTTGCATTCATCTGCGCGTAAAGCAGCTGTTAATACGAATACGACTCCAGCTTCATTGGCGGGTGCATATATTCCGTATCCGGTAGAAGTTACGGTGGGCGGAGCGACCGTCTTTGCGTTAAATGTTGAATATTTTGAAAAAATGTAG